In Ovis aries strain OAR_USU_Benz2616 breed Rambouillet chromosome 13, ARS-UI_Ramb_v3.0, whole genome shotgun sequence, the following are encoded in one genomic region:
- the CENPB gene encoding major centromere autoantigen B: MGPKRRQLTFREKSRIIQEVEENPDLRKGEIARRFNIPPSTLSTILKNKRAILASERKYGVASTCRKTNKLSPYDKLEGLLIAWFQQIRAAGLPVKGIILKEKALRIAEELGMDDFTASNGWLDRFRRRHGVVSCSGVARARSRSAAPRTPAAPASPPAVPSEGSGGGTTGWRAREEQPPSVAEGYASQDVFSATETSLWYDFLPDQAAGLCGSDGRARRATQRLSVLLCANADGSEKLPPLVAGKSAKPRAGQAGLPCDYTANSKGGVTTQALAKYLKALDTRMAAESRRVLLLAGRLAAQSLDTSGLRHVQLAFFPPGTVQPLERGVVQQVKGHYRQAMLLKAMAALEGQDRSGLQLGLMEALHFVAAAWQAVEPSDIAACFREAGFGGGPNATITTALKSEGEEEEEEEEEEEEEEGEGEEEEEEDGEEEEEAGEGEELGEEEEVEEEGDVDDSEEEEEEEEEESSSEGLEAEDWAQGVVEAGGSFGGYGAQEEAQCPTLHFLEGEEDSESDSEEEEEDDEDEDDEDDEEEDDEVPVPSFGEAMAYFAMVKRYLTSFPIDDRVQSHILHLEHDLVHVTRKNHARQAGVRGLGHQS; the protein is encoded by the coding sequence ATGGGCCCCAAGCGGCGGCAGCTGACGTTCCGGGAGAAGTCACGGATCATCCAGGAGGTAGAGGAGAACCCGGACCTGCGCAAGGGCGAGATCGCGCGGCGCTTCAACATCCCACCGTCCACGTTGAGCACCATCCTGAAGAACAAGCGCGCCATCCTGGCGTCGGAGCGCAAGTACGGTGTAGCCTCCACCTGTCGCAAGACCAACAAACTGTCCCCTTACGACAAGCTCGAGGGGCTGCTCATCGCCTGGTTCCAGCAAATCCGCGCCGCTGGCCTGCCGGTCAAGGGCATCATCCTCAAGGAGAAGGCGCTGCGTATAGCCGAGGAGCTGGGCATGGACGATTTCACTGCCTCCAACGGCTGGCTGGACCGCTTCCGCCGGCGCCACGGGGTAGTGTCCTGCAGCGGGGTGGCCCGCGCCAGGTCGCGCAGCGCTGCCCCCCGGACCCCAGCGGCGCCCGCCAGCCCTCCCGCAGTGCCCTCGGAGGGCAGCGGTGGGGGTACCACGGGCTGGCGCGCTCGGGAGGAGCAGCCACCGTCGGTGGCCGAGGGCTACGCTTCCCAGGACGTGTTCAGCGCCACTGAGACCAGTCTGTGGTACGACTTCCTGCCCGACCAAGCGGCGGGGCTGTGTGGCAGTGATGGACGGGCACGCAGGGCCACCCAGCGCCTGAGTGTCCTGCTGTGTGCCAACGCCGATGGTAGTGAGAAGCTGCCCCCACTTGTGGCTGGCAAGTCGGCCAAACCCCGTGCAGGCCAAGCTGGCCTGCCCTGTGACTATACCGCCAactctaagggtggtgtcaccacCCAGGCTCTGGCCAAGTACCTGAAGGCCCTGGACACCCGCATGGCTGCAGAATCTCGCCGAGTCCTGCTGCTGGCTGGCCGCCTGGCTGCCCAGTCCCTGGATACCTCGGGCCTGCGGCATGTGCAGCTGGCCTTCTTCCCACCAGGCACCGTGCAGCCGCTGGAGCGTGGCGTGGTCCAACAGGTGAAGGGCCACTACCGCCAGGCTATGCTGCTCAAGGCCATGGCAGCGCTAGAGGGCCAGGATCGCTCAGGCCTGCAGCTGGGCCTCATGGAGGCCCTGCACTTCGTTGCTGCGGCTTGGCAGGCTGTGGAACCTTCGGACATAGCTGCCTGCTTTCGTGAGGCTGGCTTTGGGGGTGGCCCTAATGCTACCATCACTACTGCCCTCAAgagtgagggagaggaagaggaggaggaggaggaggaagaagaggaagaggagggtgaaggggaggaggaggaggaggaagatggtgaggaggaggaggaagcgggggaaggagaggagcttggggaggaagaggaggtagAAGAGGAGGGTGATGTTGATGAcagtgaggaagaggaagaggaagaggaggaagagagctcCTCTGAGGGCTTGGAGGCTGAGGACTGGGCCCAGGGTGTAGTGGAGGCTGGTGGCAGCTTCGGAGGTTATGGTGCCCAGGAGGAGGCCCAGTGCCCTACCCTCCATTTCCTGGAAGGTGAGGAGGACTCTGAGTCAGAcagtgaggaagaagaggaagatgatgaggatgaagatgatgaagatgatgaggAGGAGGATGATGAGGTGCCTGTACCCAGCTTCGGGGAAGCCATGGCTTACTTTGCTATGGTCAAGAGGTacctcacctccttccccattgATGACCGTGTGCAAAGCCACATCCTCCACTTGGAACATGATCTGGTTCACGTGACCAGAAAGAACCATGCCAGGCAGGCAGGAGTTAGGGGTCTTGGACATCAAAGCTGA
- the SPEF1 gene encoding sperm flagellar protein 1 isoform X1: MAGSVDEEALHQLYLWVDNIPLSRPKRNLSRDFSDGGVCSNVFLVAEVIKFYFPKMVEMHNYVPANSLQQKLSNWSHLNRKVLNKLNFSVPEDVMRKIAQCAPGVVELVLIPLRQRLEERQRRRKQGIGSLQELAPQDGTDYIDVGLSQKARGEGVPDPQGRGQLREGRLPVPRPPGDSQALQSDPSFVLQIAEKEQELLASQETVQVLQMKVRRLEHLLQLKNVRIEDLSRRLQQAERKQR; the protein is encoded by the exons ATGGCGGGCAGCGTGGATGAGGAAGCACTGCACCAACTGTATCTGTGGGTAGACAACATCCCTCTGTCCCGGCCCAAGCGAAATCTGTCCCGGGACTTCAGTGATGGAGGTGTGTGCTCCAACGTGT TCCTGGTAGCAGAGGTCATCAAGTTTTACTTCCCCAAGATGGTGGAGATGCACAATTATGTCCCTGCCAACTCTCTCCAGCAGAAACTGAGCAACTGGAGTCACCTGAACAG GAAGGTGCTGAACAAACTGAACTTCTCTGTACCAGAAGACGTGATGCGCAAGATAGCACAGTGTGCCCCAGGTGTGGTGGAGCTGGTGCTCATTCCACTGAGGCAGCGCCTGGAGGAGCGTCAGAGACGTAGGAAGCAGGGCATCGGCTCCTTACAG GAGCTGGCTCCCCAGGATGGCACTGACTACATAGATGTGG GTTTGTCCCAGAAGGCCCGAGGGGAAGGTGTCCCAGACCCCCAGGGCCGGGGGCAACTCAG GGAGGGCCGACTGCCTGTGCCCCGGCCTCCAGGGGACAGCCAGGCGCTGCAGAGCGACCCGAGCTTCGTCCTCCAGATCGCTGAAAAGGAGCAGGAGCTGTTGGCCTCGCAGGAGACTGTGCAG GTCCTGCAGATGAAGGTGAGACGCTTGGAGCACTTGCTCCAGCTCAAGAACGTGCGTATAGAAGACCTCTCCCGGAGGCTCCAGCAGGCAGAGCGTAAGCAGCGGTGA
- the SPEF1 gene encoding sperm flagellar protein 1 isoform X2, with protein MAGSVDEEALHQLYLWVDNIPLSRPKRNLSRDFSDGVLVAEVIKFYFPKMVEMHNYVPANSLQQKLSNWSHLNRKVLNKLNFSVPEDVMRKIAQCAPGVVELVLIPLRQRLEERQRRRKQGIGSLQELAPQDGTDYIDVGLSQKARGEGVPDPQGRGQLREGRLPVPRPPGDSQALQSDPSFVLQIAEKEQELLASQETVQVLQMKVRRLEHLLQLKNVRIEDLSRRLQQAERKQR; from the exons ATGGCGGGCAGCGTGGATGAGGAAGCACTGCACCAACTGTATCTGTGGGTAGACAACATCCCTCTGTCCCGGCCCAAGCGAAATCTGTCCCGGGACTTCAGTGATGGAG TCCTGGTAGCAGAGGTCATCAAGTTTTACTTCCCCAAGATGGTGGAGATGCACAATTATGTCCCTGCCAACTCTCTCCAGCAGAAACTGAGCAACTGGAGTCACCTGAACAG GAAGGTGCTGAACAAACTGAACTTCTCTGTACCAGAAGACGTGATGCGCAAGATAGCACAGTGTGCCCCAGGTGTGGTGGAGCTGGTGCTCATTCCACTGAGGCAGCGCCTGGAGGAGCGTCAGAGACGTAGGAAGCAGGGCATCGGCTCCTTACAG GAGCTGGCTCCCCAGGATGGCACTGACTACATAGATGTGG GTTTGTCCCAGAAGGCCCGAGGGGAAGGTGTCCCAGACCCCCAGGGCCGGGGGCAACTCAG GGAGGGCCGACTGCCTGTGCCCCGGCCTCCAGGGGACAGCCAGGCGCTGCAGAGCGACCCGAGCTTCGTCCTCCAGATCGCTGAAAAGGAGCAGGAGCTGTTGGCCTCGCAGGAGACTGTGCAG GTCCTGCAGATGAAGGTGAGACGCTTGGAGCACTTGCTCCAGCTCAAGAACGTGCGTATAGAAGACCTCTCCCGGAGGCTCCAGCAGGCAGAGCGTAAGCAGCGGTGA